DNA sequence from the Flavobacteriales bacterium TMED191 genome:
AGTTACTTTAAATTATAAATATTTTAATCATGTTAAATCTAAAAATGGCCACTGATCCAAGATGGGTAAATTTGGCAGAAAAAAATATAGGTGAAATACTAACTGATCATGCCTATTGTGAGCAAAAGGCAGCTAATTCTTGTATTTCTTTAATAATTGTTTATCCTGATTTAAAACCTATAGTGGAGGCTTTGACTCCAATTGTGGCTGAAGAGTGGAGTCATTTTTCTATGGTTGTAAAAGAAATTTATAACAGAGGATTACAACTAGGATACCCTCGAAAAGATGAATATGTAAATGCTTTATTAAAATATCAAAAAAAACAAGGCAATAGGGAAGAGGTACTTGTTGAAAAATTATTAACTAATGCTTTAATTGAAGCTAGGAGTTGTGAGCGTTTCCGATTACTTTCTTTAGAACTAAAAGATGATTATTTGAAAAAATTTTACCATAGCTTCATGATATCAGAAGCGGGACATTATAGACTATTTATGGATTTAGCTAAGTTATATAAGCCAAATTCATATGTCAGCAATAGATGGGATGAGTATTTAAGTTTTGAATTAGAGATTTTTGAGAGAATAAAATTAAGGGGAGATAGAATGCACTAATTTATAAGTAGGAGGGAGTATCACTATACTCCCTCTATCATTTTTTGTCTAAAATTATTTTATTATAATAATCTTTTCATCTTTGTATTCATCAGCACTAATACTTAGAATATATGTGCCAGGAGGTTGATTTAGTGATATACCATGCTTGTCATTCATGATGTAATTTTCAAGTTTTTTATCATAAATTTTTTCACCTAATATATTATGGCATTCAAAATGTATATTATTGAAATTTTTATTTATTAGAATCTCGAAATTTCCATTATTTGGATTTGGATGTACTAACCAATTTGGTGCAATATTTTCACTAAGGTCAAAATTATTATTACTAAAGTTTCCACATAGTTCAATATTATCTATTTGCATAGTTGCAACGCAACCATTACCTGCACATGCGCCATAAAGGTTTAATGCTCCTAATATATTTGAAGATTCAGATGAACCATCACTAAAGGTCCAAGAGTGGATTAGATTTCCATCGTAGTAAAAATCTATGTTATCAGTATCAAGATTTATAACATGTCTAATTTCTACCCACTTATCGTATTGTGTGTCAAATTGAACATCAGTATCCGCTGAGACATACGAAGCTTCACCCGATTCATTAGATGCAAAGAATACTTCAAAAGCCCAATTTGATTCAGCGGCGTTATAGTCATGAAGAATGTTAAAATACCCCCCAGCATTATTATTAGAAGGTATATTTATATAAAATATTAGTTCACCAGAACCACTGTTTAACTCTCCAAATTCATGTATCACATCGTCATCTTGTTCAATAAGAATGGATTGTGATCCAGAATAAAATCCAGGACTACTTATATCTGCACCAGAGTTTGTGTTATCCCATCCAAACCATTCAGATGTTTGCGTGTCTATATTTCCAGTACTGTAATTTTCAAAACCTTCAAACCATATTTGGTTGCTACATGGAGCCCATTCGTATGCATAAGTACACGAACCATCGTCAGTATTAGCATTTGGATTATAATTGTCCGCATTTGTATCTGTACATCCTTCAACTATCAGGTTAATACATGAACCATCATCAACATTTGCGTTTGCATCAAATTCTATATAGTTTTCATCGGTGCATCCAAGATATTCACAAGAATCATCACTTGTATTAGCATCTGGATTATAATTATCTGCTTCAGCGTCTGTACATCCATAGACTGGGTCTCCAATACTTACACAGAAGTTATAAGACTCAGAACATGGTGTTCCGTCATATAGTGATTCATCTCCAAGCGATTCACATCCACCAAATAATGCATCATTTTCTTGAAAGAGAATACCTCCATCTTGATCGATCATTGAAAATGGAGCTCCATCTACTGTACATGACCATTGTGATCCAGCGAGTCCATCTCCATAACTATCTGTTATTGTAAACGTATAGCATCCTGCACTTAAGCATATTTCTTCTTCTTGAAGGCTACCTCCTTCTTCCATTGATGCAGATGAGCTTCCACCTGGATATGTGCCTGCACTTACTGAAGCTACAGTTGTTCCATTTTCATTTGTTATTTCCCAGCTTATCTCTTCACCATAACAATCTAGTTGTAATGATAATTCAACATTATTATCACATTGATACTCGCAGGATCCATCATTTACAGTTGCATTTGAGTTAAAATTTATAGCAGTTGTATCTGTACATCCAAATACAGCATCAGAGTCGCAAAATGCACTTTGATTAGGACATACTGCACCGTCAGTATTTTCACATATCCAATCAATAAAATACGAAACTCGAGCATATACTCCAGGATACCCAGCCTCAGCACAACCATATCCCCAGCTTACTACTCCAGATTGTAGAAATGTTTCGCCATCCGCAGCTAATACGACCATTGGACCTCCACTATCGCCTTGGCATGAATCATAGCCTCCATCAGGATATCCAGCCATTATCATATCTGCATCAATTTGATTTCCACCGTAATTAGATTGTGTTGTAATTGGAACATCCACAACTTGTAATTGTGATGAGTTTGTAGTTCCTTCAGTATTTCCCCATCCCGAAATCCACGACATTTGTCCAGGGTCTTCAACTCCCAATGCAACTTGTTGGTCACACATTAGTACAACAGGTTGAGTATTATTATTGAATGTTATAGGATTTTCTAAACGAATAAGAGCAATATCGTTATTCATGCTGTTAGAGTTATAATTTGGATGTGAAATTATTTCAGCAGCATCGTACACTGTTCCTCCTTGTGCGTAATATGAATCACTTCCGCACCTAATAGATGTACTGTTAGCTGACTCGCCTTGAACACAATGTGCTGCAGTAAGAATCCAGTATTCATTAATTATTGATGCACCGCAGTATGCACTAAAACCACCACCCCAGCCAGCTCCACCTAGAGCCACTTGGTATGGATATTCCTGGATATTAGCATCCACTCCGCCAACAATGTCTGTTTGAGCGTATATATTGTTGAAATAAACTATAAAAATTGAAAAAAATAAAACTCTTGCCATCTGTTATAAAATTATATATGTTATCTTAAATAAAGATACAAAAAAGAACAATCATTCTGAAATCAGGAATTGATTTATTTATCACAGCTTTTATTTTAGTTATAATTTCAATAGGATTTTGTTGATTTTTTATAATATAATTAGATACCACCTTTCGTCGATATTTTTTTGTTTGCTTACTATTTTGCTTACTATTAAGATGGAGTTTTAAGAACTTATTAAATTCAGATGAATTTTTTATGCTTACAGCTATTTTATGTTTTATAAAGTAATTAGCTTCTTTAAATTGTATATGTTTGGGTCCAAATAATATAGTGTTACCATGTATTGCTGGTTCTAGTATATTATGAATCCCTTTATTAAATCCTCCGCCTACATATGATATGTTAGTATATTTATATAGATGTTTAAGAATACCAAAAGTATCGACTACTAGAATATTAGGATTAGTTTTTTTTCTATTTATTTTCGAATAAAGACTCATTGAGGGTAAAAAAAGTTGCATTAATTTTTTAATAGTAAAATCGTTGATTTCGTGAGGAATTATGATGTGTTTTAGATCTTTGTTTTCTTTAATGAAATTAATTATTACAGGGTAGTCATCTTCTTCTGTACTTCCATATATTATAACTTTATCATTTTTAATGAAATTAGTAATTTTTTCATCATCAAATTTTTGACATGAATCCTTTACAATTTGATTGATTCTTATATTGTTAATTAGTAAGGTGTTATTAATATTTAGATTATTTAATTTATTCATCGTAAACTTATCTAAACAAAATATAGATGTAATTAATTTATAATATTTTTTATAATAGATTTGTCTTATCCAATTATTTACTTTTAAAGGATGTAATTTGCATCCAATTAAAATTATTGGGATTTTTTTGTTTCTAAGTACTTTAATCATGTTAGGCCAAACATCATTTTGAGAAATGAGTACTAATGATGGGTTTATATGGTTAATAAAAGAACTCATCTTTGATTTTATATCAAAAGGTAAATATGACATACTTTCAACTAAATTAAAATCATTAAAGTTATCGTAGCCTGATGAAGAAAAAAAGGTCAAATGTATTTTTGAGTTAATTTTTTTTAGTTCAGGAATTAAGGATTTGATAAACTCATATTCCCCTAGAGAAGAACAATGTATCCAGATGGTTTTGTGTTGATTTTTTTTAATATTTGTAAATATTTTATTTTGTTCTTTGAACCAAAGTTTGAACCTGAGCGGAAAAACCCAGGGTATTTTTGATAAAAAATAAATGCTTTTTACAAAAGTATTATACATCTTAATTCAAATTAATAAATATAGTATCTTTCTACTTTTCTTTGATTAATTGGAATTATAAAGCCAGTTTTTAGACCAAATAAATAATCTTTTCTTTTCAAGTTGTCGATACTTTGAGTATTGTAATTATAGCCTCTTAAACTCTGAGTAAAACCTTGTATTGATTCTAGACCTATTAAATATCTGATATTATTTTTTTTGCTAAAATGTAGATATCCAATAAACTGTTTAGTTGCAATACCTGCTGATAATCTGTCATATCCCTTTAATAATTCTTCACTTAACTGTGGAAGTTGTACTGTTAATGTTTCAATAAATATTTTATGGTATAGATAGCCCATACCAACTGAAATGAGAATACCTGAATCACTGTTTTTCTTTTTTAGTTTAATATACTTGCCAATATTAAAATCTATGTGACCTCCTCTTTGAAACAATCTAATTGTTGGAATTTCACCATTTTGACTAATCAAAGATCCATTATCTCCATCAATAGCATTAAATAAAGCATTATTCTTTACATTATTGCCAAATAAGAATCCAGATTCTACATTAAATATTATGTTTTTTTGTGTTTTGTACATGAAAGTTCCACTTACATCAGAATTGCTACCAAATCTTTTTGCAAGATCACCTCTAGGAAATTGAATAGAATGATTTAAGGAGAAAAATATCAGATTTTCATTTTTTATTTTGTCATTATTTTCTTGACAAAAAATTATACTGGTAAATAAAATAGTGAAAATCAGGTGTCGATACATAAATCAAAATTAATTAAAAAGTTCGTATCAATGTATTTTAATTTATATTTAGTAATATATTTATTATTAATAATAATGAATAAATTAAAAAAAATATTAATAACAGGAGAATCTGGCTTTATTGGCTCTCATCTGATAAAACATTTTGTTTGTAAATATCCAAATTATATAATTCATGGACTTGATAGTTTAACATATGCTGCTAATAAAGACTTTACTAAGGATTTAGTCTCGCATCCTAATTATTTTTTTCATCAAATAGATATAAGAAATCGAAATGATTTAATAGATTTTTTTATTAATAATCAAATATCTGATGTAATTCATTTAGCTGCAGAATCTCATGTAGATAATTCTATTGTTAATCCCTTAGTTTTTGCTGAAACAAATATTTTAGGAACCATAAACTTATTAGATGCTTTTAAGCAAGTCTCTTTAGGTAGATTTCATCATGTTTCTACTGATGAAGTTTATGGTGATTTAAATGTAAATGACGTGCCTTTTGATGAAAGTTTCCCATATGCACCCAATTCACCATATGCAGCGTCAAAAGCATCATCTGATCATTTTATTAGAGCGTATCATAGAACTTATGAGATTGATTCAGTTATCACAAATTGCTCTAATAATTACGGTCCTCATCAACACAAAGAAAAGTTTATTCCTACAATACTAATGTCAATTTTGAATAATAAAAGCATTCCAATTTACGGTACAGGTAATAATATAAGAGATTGGTTGTATGTTCAGGATCATGTTGAGGCAATTGATATTATATTTCATAATGGTCCAAGTGGAGAAACATATAACATAGGGGCAAATAATGAAATTACCAACTTGGATTTAGTTCATCATATATGCGATATATGTTTTGAGAAAAAAATACATCCGAGCCCTAAAGAGTTAATTTCTTTTGTTTCTGATAGGTTGGGTCATGATATGCGTTATGCAATTAATTTTTCAAAACTTCAAGATCAGTTGTCATGGACACCAAGGTTTGATTTTAAAAAATCTTTATTATATACAGTTGAGTGGTATTTAGCTAATTGTTAATGGTAACCTTTAGTGATGGTATTGCTCTATTAATTCTTCTGTTTAATCCTAAAAGCACATTCCCTGGACCAACTTCATAAAATTGACTAGCTCCATCACTTATCATATTTTCAATTGTTTGGTACCATTTTACAGGTTTTGTTAGTTGTTCTATTAAGTTCATCTTTAAATCTTTCTTATCGGATGTAGCTCTTGCACAAACATTTTGATAAATAGGACAAATTGGTTTTTCAAAACAAGTATTATTGATTGCTGATTGTAACGAATCTTTAGCTGAATTCATAATTGGAGAGTGAAAGGCACCTCCTACAGATAATATAATAGCTCTTTTAGCTCCTAGTTTTGTTAGTTTTTCACACGAACTTTCGACTGCTTTAGTTTCTCCAGAAATAACAATTTGACTTGGAGAATTATAATTTGCTATGACAACAACACCACTTTGATCATGACAGACCTCATGAATTGTCTCAGATTCTAGTCCAATAATAGCAGCCATAGTAGAATCTTCTTGTTGACAAGCAATTTGCATTGCGTTTGCACGTAGCATAACAAGATTTAATCCATCTTCGAAAGAAATTGATCGTGCTGCCACAAGTGCAGAAAATTCACCTAAAGAGTGACCCGCAACCATTTCTGGCTTGAAACTGTCAAGGCAATTAGCTAAAATTGTAGAATGAATAAATATTGCAGGTTGAGTGACATTAGTTTGTTTTAAATCATTTTCAGTTCCTTCAAACATTAATTTGCAAATATCAAAATTTACAATTTTGTTTGCTTTTTGAAATAAGTGCCTAGCATTTTTATTAGATTCATATAAGTCTTTTCCCATTCCTGGAAATTGAGATCCTTGACCTGGAAATATATATGCGTTCATTATTAATTTAATTTTTGATAGTTAATTTCTTCCTTAATTTTTATGATTTATGAATTAAACTAGACCAGAATTCATGTGAAATTTCACTACTGAACTTACTCTTTGGAGCTAAAATAACAGAGATTGCATCATGAGAATGTAGAGACTCTTGGTGGGAGCAAATTACTCTAAAATCTTTTACTCTTTTGTCCTTAATTAATTGTTCATATAAAAGTCTGGCTGCGTCCTCAACAAATTTAAGATAAGCGCCATTGAGTTCAGCAAATGCCATTTCATCTTCTCGTTTTACTATTACTTGTGTTTCCGTGTGAAGAGCATTTGTGCAAATTTGATGTAAGTCTTCAATCCAAATTATTTGGTCAAATTCTATTGAAATTCTAGCAACTGACCTTTGAGAGTGAGTTACGGTTGCTTTATTTCTCTGCATTCTGGCGTATTCAGCTAATTCATAGGAGCACGGACAGGCAGAGGAGTATACAAAATCAAAGTGAAGAATTTTTTTAAAAATACCATTATTAGTCATACTACCTTCTAAAGAAACATTATAGTATTGATATCCTTGATTATTTGACCTAAGAGAGGGTATCATGATTGGATATGAAAAGTTTAACCCAATTTTCGCATTAAATGAGTCTAAATCATTTTTATATTTTAATAAAATATCTTCAATCTTTTCAAAGATAAAATCATCTT
Encoded proteins:
- a CDS encoding tRNA-(ms[2]io[6]A)-hydroxylase, which gives rise to MLNLKMATDPRWVNLAEKNIGEILTDHAYCEQKAANSCISLIIVYPDLKPIVEALTPIVAEEWSHFSMVVKEIYNRGLQLGYPRKDEYVNALLKYQKKQGNREEVLVEKLLTNALIEARSCERFRLLSLELKDDYLKKFYHSFMISEAGHYRLFMDLAKLYKPNSYVSNRWDEYLSFELEIFERIKLRGDRMH
- a CDS encoding T9SS C-terminal target domain-containing protein translates to MARVLFFSIFIVYFNNIYAQTDIVGGVDANIQEYPYQVALGGAGWGGGFSAYCGASIINEYWILTAAHCVQGESANSTSIRCGSDSYYAQGGTVYDAAEIISHPNYNSNSMNNDIALIRLENPITFNNNTQPVVLMCDQQVALGVEDPGQMSWISGWGNTEGTTNSSQLQVVDVPITTQSNYGGNQIDADMIMAGYPDGGYDSCQGDSGGPMVVLAADGETFLQSGVVSWGYGCAEAGYPGVYARVSYFIDWICENTDGAVCPNQSAFCDSDAVFGCTDTTAINFNSNATVNDGSCEYQCDNNVELSLQLDCYGEEISWEITNENGTTVASVSAGTYPGGSSSASMEEGGSLQEEEICLSAGCYTFTITDSYGDGLAGSQWSCTVDGAPFSMIDQDGGILFQENDALFGGCESLGDESLYDGTPCSESYNFCVSIGDPVYGCTDAEADNYNPDANTSDDSCEYLGCTDENYIEFDANANVDDGSCINLIVEGCTDTNADNYNPNANTDDGSCTYAYEWAPCSNQIWFEGFENYSTGNIDTQTSEWFGWDNTNSGADISSPGFYSGSQSILIEQDDDVIHEFGELNSGSGELIFYINIPSNNNAGGYFNILHDYNAAESNWAFEVFFASNESGEASYVSADTDVQFDTQYDKWVEIRHVINLDTDNIDFYYDGNLIHSWTFSDGSSESSNILGALNLYGACAGNGCVATMQIDNIELCGNFSNNNFDLSENIAPNWLVHPNPNNGNFEILINKNFNNIHFECHNILGEKIYDKKLENYIMNDKHGISLNQPPGTYILSISADEYKDEKIIIIK
- the rfbB gene encoding dTDP-glucose 4,6-dehydratase, which translates into the protein MNKLKKILITGESGFIGSHLIKHFVCKYPNYIIHGLDSLTYAANKDFTKDLVSHPNYFFHQIDIRNRNDLIDFFINNQISDVIHLAAESHVDNSIVNPLVFAETNILGTINLLDAFKQVSLGRFHHVSTDEVYGDLNVNDVPFDESFPYAPNSPYAASKASSDHFIRAYHRTYEIDSVITNCSNNYGPHQHKEKFIPTILMSILNNKSIPIYGTGNNIRDWLYVQDHVEAIDIIFHNGPSGETYNIGANNEITNLDLVHHICDICFEKKIHPSPKELISFVSDRLGHDMRYAINFSKLQDQLSWTPRFDFKKSLLYTVEWYLANC
- the fabD gene encoding [acyl-carrier-protein] S-malonyltransferase, giving the protein MNAYIFPGQGSQFPGMGKDLYESNKNARHLFQKANKIVNFDICKLMFEGTENDLKQTNVTQPAIFIHSTILANCLDSFKPEMVAGHSLGEFSALVAARSISFEDGLNLVMLRANAMQIACQQEDSTMAAIIGLESETIHEVCHDQSGVVVIANYNSPSQIVISGETKAVESSCEKLTKLGAKRAIILSVGGAFHSPIMNSAKDSLQSAINNTCFEKPICPIYQNVCARATSDKKDLKMNLIEQLTKPVKWYQTIENMISDGASQFYEVGPGNVLLGLNRRINRAIPSLKVTINN
- a CDS encoding GTP cyclohydrolase I FolE2 — protein: MNTRDRTYDSNYKPTKKEINSFPDIQNGPESLIRGSAVEIQQVGTHNFKLPLKYKKRNGDVIELETKITGTVSLEAHKKGINMSRIIRSFYDFKDDFIFEKIEDILLKYKNDLDSFNAKIGLNFSYPIMIPSLRSNNQGYQYYNVSLEGSMTNNGIFKKILHFDFVYSSACPCSYELAEYARMQRNKATVTHSQRSVARISIEFDQIIWIEDLHQICTNALHTETQVIVKREDEMAFAELNGAYLKFVEDAARLLYEQLIKDKRVKDFRVICSHQESLHSHDAISVILAPKSKFSSEISHEFWSSLIHKS